In a genomic window of Novosphingobium sp. KA1:
- a CDS encoding sensor domain-containing diguanylate cyclase → MLSTANADGIAARPSGVPGQHRPVPSLPGMAGVVGACFDLVPFALCVLDRTQRIVFANAQMAAIVGVQASRLDGRCVTGLFPEFGRVLARSYALAESGEDISSQRVTWRGRTYALTFSATYEADGMLAEMLVGAADITREIRLETRLRRSRRQLLASLRVDHLTGLLNRRGLESAAVRGLRRSCRQQRPIALLIIDIDCFKAYNDRFGHVDGDRCLARIAGTIAAHGRRVGDAVGRYGGEEFVVVLPDTDADAAMRIAESCRSAVEALAIGHPDSPSGKVTVSIGVTAVTGASDLRIDPLQVASCIRAADGALYEAKASGRNAIRFHAP, encoded by the coding sequence ATGCTGAGTACGGCCAACGCGGACGGTATTGCTGCACGCCCTTCCGGTGTGCCCGGCCAGCACCGGCCCGTCCCCTCGCTGCCGGGCATGGCGGGTGTTGTCGGGGCCTGCTTCGATCTGGTTCCCTTTGCCCTGTGCGTCCTGGATCGGACGCAGCGCATCGTCTTCGCCAATGCGCAAATGGCCGCGATCGTCGGCGTACAGGCATCGCGCCTCGACGGTCGGTGCGTGACGGGCCTGTTTCCGGAGTTCGGACGCGTGCTGGCGCGAAGTTACGCCCTGGCCGAATCCGGCGAGGACATCTCCAGCCAGCGTGTCACCTGGCGGGGGCGCACGTATGCCCTCACGTTCAGTGCAACGTACGAAGCCGATGGAATGCTGGCTGAGATGCTTGTCGGTGCTGCCGACATCACGCGGGAAATCCGGCTGGAAACGCGCCTGCGCAGATCGCGGCGCCAATTGCTTGCGTCGCTTCGGGTCGACCATCTGACGGGCCTGCTCAACCGCCGGGGGCTCGAAAGCGCGGCGGTCCGGGGGTTGAGGCGCAGTTGCCGGCAGCAGCGCCCGATCGCACTGCTCATCATCGATATCGATTGCTTCAAGGCCTACAATGACCGCTTCGGCCATGTCGATGGCGATCGCTGCCTCGCGCGCATCGCCGGCACCATCGCCGCGCACGGACGCCGGGTGGGCGATGCCGTGGGGCGATACGGCGGTGAGGAATTCGTGGTCGTATTGCCGGATACCGATGCGGACGCTGCCATGCGCATCGCGGAAAGTTGCCGCTCCGCCGTGGAGGCTCTGGCGATCGGCCACCCTGACAGTCCTTCGGGCAAGGTGACGGTCAGCATCGGCGTGACGGCCGTGACCGGTGCAAGCGATTTGCGGATCGATCCGCTACAGGTGGCAAGCTGCATTCGAGCGGCGGATGGTGCGCTCTATGAAGCCAAAGCCTCCGGGCGCAATGCGATCCGCTTTCACGCGCCGTAA